One window of Oncorhynchus masou masou isolate Uvic2021 chromosome 28, UVic_Omas_1.1, whole genome shotgun sequence genomic DNA carries:
- the sh2d4a gene encoding SH2 domain-containing protein 4A isoform X3 — MLQQILTDMFISPELLAELSEEQKQVLFIKMREEQVRRWKDREAQLEKEDATLKKPKKASVKSVQWLAGMDSDVWVWVMGDHPADQSYEQICDDIIAQRAACQAQREAEELRAKKEAELVKRFSSVLMDSERQEVERQEVERQEVERQEVERQEVERRAAAQEQSQQEKREAEERRRAEEEVRRVEQKRKQEIYMDLREVREERDDQHWQDSLRKSKAADLRRRSIAKQTRDDHRRQSVKALERGRVAAVTKAFGGDRPALPPKPKPRNLTVTSDTLNPKQGVRRTLSTSSREHIIRWFQEEQLPYRAGFQKDQSRIASWFHGIISRQEAEDLLSEGEPGHFLVRVSERILGYVLSYRCKEEFKHFLVDATEGCYMLLGHQIRFTSLAELVEFHEGEPITMSGGEQLLQPCGQRPSGVDYADLFT; from the exons ATGCTCCAGCAGATTTTGACGGACATGTTCATATCACCTGAGCTCCTGGCTGAGCTGAGCGAGGAGCAGAAGCAGGTGTTGTTCATTAAGATGCGTGAGGAACAGGTCCGACGCTGGAAGGATAGAGAGGCTCAACTAGAGAAGGAGGATGCCACTCTGAAGAAACCCAAGAAAG CCTCTGTGAAGAGTGTACAGTGGCTGGCAGGGATGGATAGTGACGTATGGGTGTGGGTGATGGGGGACCACCCTGCCGACCAGTCCTACGAGCAGATCTGTGATGACATCATAGCCCAGAGGGCAGCCTGCCAGGcccagagagaggctgaggagctCAG gGCGAAGAAGGAGGCGGAGCTGGTCAAGAGGTTCTCCAGTGTGTTGATGGACTCAGAGCGACAGGAGGTGGAGCGACAGGAGGTGGAGCGACAGGAGGTGGAGCGACAGGAGGTGGAGCGACAGGAGGTGGAGCGACGGGCTGCAGCTCAGGAGCAGAGCCAACAGGAG aaaagagaggcggaggagaggaggagggctgaggaagAGGTGCGAAGAGTGGAGCAGAAGAGAAAACAGGAGATCTACATGGACTTGAgggaggtcagagaggagagagatgaccAACACTGGCAAGAttcat TGCGGAAGTCCAAAGCGGCTGACCTGCGGCGCCGGTCCATTGCCAAGCAGACCCGTGATGACCATCGGCGGCAATCGGTCAAGGCTCTGGAGCGAGGCCGTGTAGCTGCCGTCACCAAGGCCTTCGGCGGGGACAGACCTGCCCTCCCGCCCAAACCCAAACCCAGGAACCTTACTGTGACCAGCGACACCCTTAACCC GAAGCAAGGGGTGCGACGCACACTGTCCACCTCCAGCAGGGAGCACATTATTAGATGGTTCCAGGAGGAACAGCTGCCTTACCGAGCGGGTTTCCAGAAGGACCAGAGTCGCATAGCGTCTTGGTTCCATG GCATCATTTCGCGGCAGGAAGCCGAGGACTTACTGAGCGAGGGGGAACCCGGGCACTTTCTGGTGAGGGTCAGCGAAAGGATTCTGGGATACGTCCTGTCTTATCGATGCAAAGAGGAGTTTAAACACTTCCTTGTTGATGCGACAGAGGGCTGCTACATGCTGCTGGGACACCAGATCAGATTCACCTCGTTGGCAGAGCTTGTGGAGTTCCATGAG GGGGAGCCAATCACCATGTCAGGAGGGGAGCAGCTGCTCCAGCCATGTGGCCAGAGGCCTAGTGGTGTGGACTATGCCGACCTCTTTACCTGA
- the sh2d4a gene encoding SH2 domain-containing protein 4A isoform X1, whose amino-acid sequence MTNHSLFQPRNSQHPTNTRHCSSTMLQQILTDMFISPELLAELSEEQKQVLFIKMREEQVRRWKDREAQLEKEDATLKKPKKASVKSVQWLAGMDSDVWVWVMGDHPADQSYEQICDDIIAQRAACQAQREAEELRAKKEAELVKRFSSVLMDSERQEVERQEVERQEVERQEVERQEVERRAAAQEQSQQEKREAEERRRAEEEVRRVEQKRKQEIYMDLREVREERDDQHWQDSLRKSKAADLRRRSIAKQTRDDHRRQSVKALERGRVAAVTKAFGGDRPALPPKPKPRNLTVTSDTLNPKQGVRRTLSTSSREHIIRWFQEEQLPYRAGFQKDQSRIASWFHGIISRQEAEDLLSEGEPGHFLVRVSERILGYVLSYRCKEEFKHFLVDATEGCYMLLGHQIRFTSLAELVEFHEGEPITMSGGEQLLQPCGQRPSGVDYADLFT is encoded by the exons ATGACTAACCACTCCCTATTTCAACCGAGAAACTCCCAACATCCAACCAACACCAG ACATTGCAGCTCTACGATGCTCCAGCAGATTTTGACGGACATGTTCATATCACCTGAGCTCCTGGCTGAGCTGAGCGAGGAGCAGAAGCAGGTGTTGTTCATTAAGATGCGTGAGGAACAGGTCCGACGCTGGAAGGATAGAGAGGCTCAACTAGAGAAGGAGGATGCCACTCTGAAGAAACCCAAGAAAG CCTCTGTGAAGAGTGTACAGTGGCTGGCAGGGATGGATAGTGACGTATGGGTGTGGGTGATGGGGGACCACCCTGCCGACCAGTCCTACGAGCAGATCTGTGATGACATCATAGCCCAGAGGGCAGCCTGCCAGGcccagagagaggctgaggagctCAG gGCGAAGAAGGAGGCGGAGCTGGTCAAGAGGTTCTCCAGTGTGTTGATGGACTCAGAGCGACAGGAGGTGGAGCGACAGGAGGTGGAGCGACAGGAGGTGGAGCGACAGGAGGTGGAGCGACAGGAGGTGGAGCGACGGGCTGCAGCTCAGGAGCAGAGCCAACAGGAG aaaagagaggcggaggagaggaggagggctgaggaagAGGTGCGAAGAGTGGAGCAGAAGAGAAAACAGGAGATCTACATGGACTTGAgggaggtcagagaggagagagatgaccAACACTGGCAAGAttcat TGCGGAAGTCCAAAGCGGCTGACCTGCGGCGCCGGTCCATTGCCAAGCAGACCCGTGATGACCATCGGCGGCAATCGGTCAAGGCTCTGGAGCGAGGCCGTGTAGCTGCCGTCACCAAGGCCTTCGGCGGGGACAGACCTGCCCTCCCGCCCAAACCCAAACCCAGGAACCTTACTGTGACCAGCGACACCCTTAACCC GAAGCAAGGGGTGCGACGCACACTGTCCACCTCCAGCAGGGAGCACATTATTAGATGGTTCCAGGAGGAACAGCTGCCTTACCGAGCGGGTTTCCAGAAGGACCAGAGTCGCATAGCGTCTTGGTTCCATG GCATCATTTCGCGGCAGGAAGCCGAGGACTTACTGAGCGAGGGGGAACCCGGGCACTTTCTGGTGAGGGTCAGCGAAAGGATTCTGGGATACGTCCTGTCTTATCGATGCAAAGAGGAGTTTAAACACTTCCTTGTTGATGCGACAGAGGGCTGCTACATGCTGCTGGGACACCAGATCAGATTCACCTCGTTGGCAGAGCTTGTGGAGTTCCATGAG GGGGAGCCAATCACCATGTCAGGAGGGGAGCAGCTGCTCCAGCCATGTGGCCAGAGGCCTAGTGGTGTGGACTATGCCGACCTCTTTACCTGA
- the sh2d4a gene encoding SH2 domain-containing protein 4A isoform X2 — protein MTNHSLFQPRNSQHPTNTSSTMLQQILTDMFISPELLAELSEEQKQVLFIKMREEQVRRWKDREAQLEKEDATLKKPKKASVKSVQWLAGMDSDVWVWVMGDHPADQSYEQICDDIIAQRAACQAQREAEELRAKKEAELVKRFSSVLMDSERQEVERQEVERQEVERQEVERQEVERRAAAQEQSQQEKREAEERRRAEEEVRRVEQKRKQEIYMDLREVREERDDQHWQDSLRKSKAADLRRRSIAKQTRDDHRRQSVKALERGRVAAVTKAFGGDRPALPPKPKPRNLTVTSDTLNPKQGVRRTLSTSSREHIIRWFQEEQLPYRAGFQKDQSRIASWFHGIISRQEAEDLLSEGEPGHFLVRVSERILGYVLSYRCKEEFKHFLVDATEGCYMLLGHQIRFTSLAELVEFHEGEPITMSGGEQLLQPCGQRPSGVDYADLFT, from the exons ATGACTAACCACTCCCTATTTCAACCGAGAAACTCCCAACATCCAACCAACACCAG CTCTACGATGCTCCAGCAGATTTTGACGGACATGTTCATATCACCTGAGCTCCTGGCTGAGCTGAGCGAGGAGCAGAAGCAGGTGTTGTTCATTAAGATGCGTGAGGAACAGGTCCGACGCTGGAAGGATAGAGAGGCTCAACTAGAGAAGGAGGATGCCACTCTGAAGAAACCCAAGAAAG CCTCTGTGAAGAGTGTACAGTGGCTGGCAGGGATGGATAGTGACGTATGGGTGTGGGTGATGGGGGACCACCCTGCCGACCAGTCCTACGAGCAGATCTGTGATGACATCATAGCCCAGAGGGCAGCCTGCCAGGcccagagagaggctgaggagctCAG gGCGAAGAAGGAGGCGGAGCTGGTCAAGAGGTTCTCCAGTGTGTTGATGGACTCAGAGCGACAGGAGGTGGAGCGACAGGAGGTGGAGCGACAGGAGGTGGAGCGACAGGAGGTGGAGCGACAGGAGGTGGAGCGACGGGCTGCAGCTCAGGAGCAGAGCCAACAGGAG aaaagagaggcggaggagaggaggagggctgaggaagAGGTGCGAAGAGTGGAGCAGAAGAGAAAACAGGAGATCTACATGGACTTGAgggaggtcagagaggagagagatgaccAACACTGGCAAGAttcat TGCGGAAGTCCAAAGCGGCTGACCTGCGGCGCCGGTCCATTGCCAAGCAGACCCGTGATGACCATCGGCGGCAATCGGTCAAGGCTCTGGAGCGAGGCCGTGTAGCTGCCGTCACCAAGGCCTTCGGCGGGGACAGACCTGCCCTCCCGCCCAAACCCAAACCCAGGAACCTTACTGTGACCAGCGACACCCTTAACCC GAAGCAAGGGGTGCGACGCACACTGTCCACCTCCAGCAGGGAGCACATTATTAGATGGTTCCAGGAGGAACAGCTGCCTTACCGAGCGGGTTTCCAGAAGGACCAGAGTCGCATAGCGTCTTGGTTCCATG GCATCATTTCGCGGCAGGAAGCCGAGGACTTACTGAGCGAGGGGGAACCCGGGCACTTTCTGGTGAGGGTCAGCGAAAGGATTCTGGGATACGTCCTGTCTTATCGATGCAAAGAGGAGTTTAAACACTTCCTTGTTGATGCGACAGAGGGCTGCTACATGCTGCTGGGACACCAGATCAGATTCACCTCGTTGGCAGAGCTTGTGGAGTTCCATGAG GGGGAGCCAATCACCATGTCAGGAGGGGAGCAGCTGCTCCAGCCATGTGGCCAGAGGCCTAGTGGTGTGGACTATGCCGACCTCTTTACCTGA